A single Filimonas effusa DNA region contains:
- a CDS encoding RNA polymerase sigma factor, which produces MAEGNEQAFTRLFMHHRGKIYATTLRLTNSRQMAEEILQDVFLKIWLRRKELEVVVNFEAYLHTIARRAAYRGLKQLAAQRHSPGTDAGEQAFHITGEHIFTFKQYNNVLRQAIQKLPPRQQETYLLIRESGLKREEVAAKLDVSPETVKYNLDEATKKVRAYFMAHTDLLPVLVILAGSLKKFS; this is translated from the coding sequence ATGGCGGAAGGAAATGAACAGGCATTCACCCGGCTGTTCATGCATCACCGCGGGAAAATTTATGCCACTACCCTCAGGTTAACCAATTCCCGGCAGATGGCCGAAGAAATTCTGCAGGATGTATTTCTTAAAATATGGCTCAGGCGCAAAGAGCTCGAAGTTGTCGTAAATTTTGAAGCATACCTGCACACCATTGCGCGCAGGGCTGCATACCGCGGATTGAAACAACTGGCCGCGCAACGGCACTCACCGGGTACAGATGCCGGAGAACAAGCCTTCCATATCACCGGCGAACACATTTTTACCTTTAAGCAGTATAATAATGTGCTCCGGCAGGCCATTCAAAAGTTACCACCCAGGCAGCAGGAAACCTATTTGCTCATCAGGGAATCCGGCCTGAAAAGAGAAGAAGTGGCTGCAAAACTTGATGTTTCGCCCGAAACTGTCAAGTACAACCTCGATGAGGCTACGAAAAAGGTCAGGGCTTATTTCATGGCACATACCGATCTGTTACCTGTACTGGTGATATTGGCAGGCTCCCTGAAAAAATTTTCCTGA
- a CDS encoding TraB/GumN family protein, with protein MKYLFLFFMLLLTGRSISQPPAERALLWKIQAPGQKAPSYLYGTFHLLCPKDLVVDSAIKKAFVTTRQLYLEVDMSNSAAMAMEMIKFMKMSNNQHLSKLLSKADYDSVSHLFQAKTGMPLNLLGNTKPVLLIAMLYPSLMNCQPESWEQTFVKMSEGMHMKMGGLETAELQLSLLDSIPYKDQAESLKTALYKFDSMAVATKKMVELYKSKNLKQMQAEVAADKDMGAFASILLDKRNASWIPVMRAQMKKAPTFFAVGAGHLAGKNGVINLLRKSGYTVTAVK; from the coding sequence ATGAAATACCTCTTCTTGTTCTTTATGCTGCTGCTAACCGGCCGAAGTATAAGCCAACCTCCTGCGGAACGTGCGTTGTTGTGGAAGATACAGGCGCCTGGTCAAAAGGCACCCTCCTATTTATATGGCACTTTTCATTTACTATGCCCGAAGGACCTGGTGGTTGATTCCGCCATCAAGAAAGCGTTTGTAACCACACGCCAGCTTTATCTTGAAGTAGATATGAGCAACAGCGCCGCTATGGCCATGGAGATGATAAAGTTCATGAAGATGAGCAACAACCAACATCTTTCGAAATTATTAAGCAAGGCTGATTACGATTCGGTATCCCATTTATTCCAGGCTAAAACGGGCATGCCATTAAACCTGCTGGGCAATACCAAGCCTGTTTTATTAATAGCCATGCTGTATCCTTCTTTAATGAACTGCCAGCCTGAAAGCTGGGAGCAGACCTTTGTAAAAATGTCGGAAGGGATGCATATGAAAATGGGTGGTCTCGAGACTGCGGAATTGCAGCTAAGCCTGCTTGATTCAATTCCGTATAAAGATCAGGCAGAGAGCCTGAAAACAGCGTTGTACAAGTTTGACAGCATGGCGGTGGCAACAAAGAAGATGGTTGAATTATACAAGAGCAAAAACCTGAAGCAGATGCAGGCTGAGGTTGCTGCGGATAAAGATATGGGAGCTTTTGCATCGATATTACTTGATAAGCGCAATGCCAGCTGGATACCAGTGATGCGTGCCCAGATGAAAAAGGCGCCCACTTTCTTTGCGGTTGGGGCCGGGCATCTTGCGGGAAAGAACGGGGTTATCAACCTGTTAAGAAAGAGCGGTTATACTGTGACTGCCGTAAAATAA
- a CDS encoding type III PLP-dependent enzyme domain-containing protein, protein MNNTYTELVKQTFHFPQEGFNTNDDGYLQFNGLDLKALIEKYGTPLKLSYLPKIGMQINRAKKMFADAMRKHKYEGKYFYCYCTKSSHFSFVVEEALKHDIHLETSYAYDIEIINKLYQRRKINKETFIICNGFKQKQYTSRIAKLINSGFKNVVPVLDNKEELDAYKRSVKQPFKLGIRVAAEEEPNFPFYTSRLGIRARDILEFYVDNIEGYEHKFQLKMLHIFLNKGIKDDIYYWSELNKIINLYCQLKKICPELDSINIGGGFPIKHSLGFEYDYQFMINEIVGNIKKTCKKAKVPMPNIYTEFGSFTVGESMAHIYSVVAQKQQNDREIWYMIDSSFITTLPDTWGIGEKFLMLPINKWDNDYQRVVLGGITCDSHDYYDSEEHINEVFLPKLEHASNKGDSPNIEPLYVGFFHTGAYQDQISGYGGIKHCLIPSPKHIIVGYDKNGKLVDWVYAKEQSAQSMLKILGYDR, encoded by the coding sequence ATGAATAATACGTACACCGAGCTGGTGAAACAAACCTTCCACTTCCCGCAGGAAGGTTTCAATACAAACGACGACGGGTATCTCCAATTCAATGGCCTCGACCTCAAAGCTCTGATCGAAAAATACGGTACGCCGCTTAAGCTGTCGTATTTGCCTAAAATAGGTATGCAGATCAACAGGGCCAAGAAAATGTTTGCAGATGCCATGCGAAAACATAAGTACGAAGGCAAATACTTCTATTGCTATTGTACCAAAAGCTCGCACTTCTCCTTTGTCGTCGAAGAGGCGTTGAAGCACGATATTCATCTCGAAACATCCTATGCCTACGACATCGAAATCATTAATAAGCTCTACCAGCGCCGTAAGATCAATAAAGAAACCTTTATCATCTGCAACGGCTTTAAACAAAAACAATACACCTCCCGTATTGCCAAGCTTATTAACAGCGGTTTTAAAAACGTAGTGCCTGTTCTCGATAACAAGGAAGAGCTCGATGCTTATAAAAGAAGCGTAAAACAGCCCTTTAAACTGGGGATCCGTGTTGCAGCAGAAGAAGAACCTAACTTTCCGTTCTATACCTCCCGCCTCGGCATCAGGGCCAGGGATATCCTCGAATTCTATGTCGATAATATCGAAGGTTACGAACACAAGTTCCAGCTGAAAATGCTGCACATCTTCCTGAACAAAGGCATCAAAGACGATATCTACTACTGGAGTGAACTGAATAAGATCATCAACCTGTACTGCCAGCTTAAAAAGATCTGCCCTGAACTCGATTCCATTAACATCGGAGGTGGCTTCCCCATTAAACACTCCCTTGGCTTTGAATACGACTACCAGTTCATGATCAATGAAATTGTTGGTAACATCAAAAAGACCTGCAAAAAAGCCAAAGTGCCAATGCCAAATATCTATACCGAGTTTGGCTCCTTCACCGTTGGCGAAAGCATGGCGCATATCTACAGCGTTGTTGCACAAAAGCAGCAGAACGACCGCGAGATCTGGTATATGATCGATTCTTCTTTCATCACTACCTTACCCGATACCTGGGGCATCGGTGAAAAATTCCTGATGCTGCCCATCAATAAATGGGATAACGATTACCAGCGGGTGGTCCTGGGAGGGATCACATGCGACAGCCACGACTATTACGATTCCGAAGAGCATATCAATGAAGTGTTCCTGCCCAAACTGGAACACGCCAGCAATAAAGGCGATTCTCCCAATATAGAACCGCTGTACGTTGGCTTCTTCCATACAGGTGCTTACCAGGATCAGATCAGCGGCTACGGTGGTATCAAACACTGCCTTATCCCTTCACCCAAACATATTATCGTAGGATACGATAAAAATGGAAAACTGGTCGATTGGGTTTACGCCAAAGAACAATCAGCGCAAAGCATGCTCAAGATCCTGGGTTATGATAGATAA
- the rplT gene encoding 50S ribosomal protein L20 — MPRSVNAVASRARRKRILKQAKGFYGKRKNVYTVAKNIVEKGMTYSYVGRKLKKREYRQLWIARINAAVRAEGLTYSRFIDKLNKKGIELNRKVLADLAMNEPASFKALIDSVK, encoded by the coding sequence ATGCCACGTTCAGTAAATGCTGTAGCATCAAGGGCCAGAAGGAAGAGGATCCTGAAGCAAGCAAAAGGTTTTTATGGTAAACGCAAAAACGTTTATACAGTAGCGAAAAATATCGTAGAAAAAGGGATGACCTACAGCTATGTAGGCCGTAAACTTAAAAAACGCGAATACCGCCAGCTGTGGATCGCCCGTATTAACGCCGCTGTAAGAGCCGAAGGCCTCACTTATAGCCGCTTCATCGACAAATTGAACAAAAAAGGAATCGAACTGAACCGCAAAGTCCTGGCCGACCTCGCTATGAACGAGCCCGCCAGCTTCAAAGCGCTCATCGACTCTGTAAAATAA
- the rpmI gene encoding 50S ribosomal protein L35 produces the protein MPKVKTNSSAKKRFKVTGSGEITFQKSFKRHILTKKSKKRKRALRVSGIVAPANKDFVQRLLRLK, from the coding sequence ATGCCAAAGGTTAAAACCAACTCAAGCGCAAAAAAGCGTTTTAAGGTGACAGGTTCAGGAGAAATCACCTTCCAGAAGTCTTTCAAACGTCACATCCTTACCAAAAAATCTAAAAAACGTAAGCGCGCGCTCCGTGTAAGCGGTATCGTAGCTCCTGCCAACAAAGATTTTGTACAACGTTTATTACGTTTGAAATAA
- the infC gene encoding translation initiation factor IF-3, which produces MALPNRGGGGGRFNPRFNRQPEPEHRINDRIRVPQVRLVGDNVTVGIYPTQEALRIAQQQELDLVEISPNGDPPVCKVIDYKKFLYEKKRKEKEMKANAKQSEVKEIRFTPGTDDHDFDFKSKHAEKFLKDGNKVKAYVQFKGRAIMFKDRGELLLLKFAERLTEAGVLEGMPKMEGKRMLVMFAPKGQKKK; this is translated from the coding sequence ATGGCTTTACCAAACAGAGGTGGAGGGGGAGGAAGGTTTAATCCCCGTTTTAACAGGCAGCCGGAGCCTGAACATCGTATTAACGATAGAATCCGGGTACCACAGGTTCGCCTTGTTGGCGATAATGTAACTGTGGGCATCTATCCTACTCAAGAAGCACTACGCATAGCCCAGCAACAGGAGCTCGACCTGGTGGAGATCTCTCCCAATGGCGATCCTCCCGTTTGTAAGGTGATTGACTATAAAAAATTCCTCTACGAGAAAAAACGTAAGGAAAAAGAAATGAAAGCCAATGCCAAGCAAAGCGAGGTGAAAGAGATCCGCTTTACGCCTGGTACGGATGATCATGACTTTGATTTCAAATCAAAACATGCCGAAAAATTCCTGAAAGACGGTAACAAGGTAAAAGCCTATGTGCAGTTTAAAGGACGCGCGATCATGTTTAAAGACCGTGGCGAATTGTTGCTGCTGAAGTTTGCAGAACGTTTAACCGAAGCGGGTGTGCTCGAAGGTATGCCCAAGATGGAAGGCAAACGGATGCTCGTGATGTTTGCGCCTAAAGGCCAGAAAAAGAAATAG
- the thrS gene encoding threonine--tRNA ligase, with protein sequence MINITLPDGAVRQYEAGVSALEVAKSISEGLARKVLAASVNGQVWDATRPITADANLKLLTWDDTDGKSTFWHSSAHLLAEAVESQFPGVKFWVGPALDKGFYYDMDLGDRKLSEEDLAVLEKKMNELAKKNNAYIRKEISKKDAISYFEEKGDEYKLDLLSGLDDGNITFYTQGDFTDLCRGPHIPNTGFIKAIKLTNIAGAYWKGDEKNRQLTRVYGVTFPNQKELDEYLAMLEEAKKRDHRKLGKELGIFTMDDDVGAGLPLWMPNGTIIIEELEKLAKETEEEAGYKRVVTPHIAKESMYLTSGHLPYYQDSMFPAMELDGTKYYLKSMNCPHHHKIFAAEHRSYRELPLRLAEYGTCYRYEQSGELFGLMRVRCLHMNDAHIYCTREQFAQEFKAVNDMYIKYFKIFGIDKYVMRLSLHEPSKLGQKYINEPELWLETEQMVRDVLNETGTPYIEVPDEGAFYGPKIDVQIWSAIGREFTLATNQVDFAQGRRFKLEFTNKENALETPLIIHRAPLGTHERFIGFLLENYAGKFPVWLSPLQVKILPISDKFLPYAREVMQKLRKARVRVEIDDRSEKIGKKIREAELSRVPYMLVVGEKEMNEGQLSVRRQGQGDLGSQSVEDFLNTIVEEIAERKA encoded by the coding sequence ATGATTAATATAACGCTACCAGACGGAGCAGTACGCCAATATGAAGCAGGCGTATCTGCATTAGAAGTCGCCAAATCCATCAGCGAAGGTTTGGCCAGGAAAGTATTGGCCGCGAGTGTCAATGGCCAGGTATGGGATGCTACACGCCCCATTACCGCAGACGCAAATCTGAAACTCCTGACGTGGGACGACACGGATGGCAAATCAACGTTCTGGCACTCTTCAGCACACTTATTGGCCGAAGCAGTGGAAAGCCAATTTCCCGGCGTGAAATTCTGGGTAGGTCCTGCACTCGATAAAGGGTTCTATTACGATATGGACCTGGGCGACCGCAAACTGTCTGAAGAAGACCTGGCTGTACTGGAGAAGAAAATGAATGAACTGGCGAAGAAAAACAACGCCTACATCCGTAAAGAGATCTCCAAAAAAGACGCTATCTCTTACTTCGAAGAAAAAGGTGACGAATACAAACTGGACCTGTTAAGCGGTCTCGATGATGGTAACATCACTTTCTATACCCAGGGCGATTTCACCGATCTCTGCCGTGGACCTCATATCCCGAACACAGGCTTTATCAAGGCAATAAAGCTTACCAATATCGCCGGCGCTTACTGGAAAGGAGATGAAAAGAACAGGCAGCTTACCAGGGTATACGGTGTTACTTTCCCGAACCAGAAAGAACTCGACGAATACCTGGCGATGCTGGAGGAAGCAAAAAAACGCGACCACCGCAAACTTGGTAAAGAACTGGGCATCTTCACCATGGATGACGACGTAGGTGCTGGCCTTCCCCTGTGGATGCCCAACGGTACCATCATCATCGAAGAGCTCGAAAAACTGGCCAAGGAAACAGAAGAGGAAGCAGGTTACAAGCGCGTGGTAACACCGCATATCGCCAAAGAAAGCATGTACCTCACCAGCGGACACCTGCCATATTATCAGGACAGTATGTTCCCTGCCATGGAACTCGATGGTACTAAATATTACCTGAAGTCCATGAACTGCCCGCACCACCACAAGATCTTTGCCGCCGAGCACAGAAGCTACCGCGAGTTGCCCCTGCGCCTGGCCGAATACGGTACCTGCTACCGTTACGAGCAAAGTGGTGAGCTGTTTGGACTGATGCGGGTGCGTTGCCTGCACATGAACGATGCGCATATCTATTGTACCAGGGAACAGTTTGCCCAGGAATTCAAGGCGGTGAACGACATGTACATCAAGTACTTCAAGATCTTCGGTATCGATAAATACGTGATGCGTCTTTCCCTGCACGAACCATCCAAACTGGGACAGAAATATATCAACGAACCCGAACTCTGGCTCGAAACAGAGCAGATGGTGCGCGACGTGCTCAACGAAACCGGTACGCCATATATTGAAGTGCCCGATGAAGGCGCTTTCTATGGTCCGAAAATTGATGTGCAGATCTGGAGCGCCATCGGACGCGAATTTACCCTGGCTACCAACCAGGTCGATTTTGCCCAGGGCCGCCGCTTCAAGCTCGAGTTCACCAACAAGGAAAATGCGCTGGAAACGCCTTTGATCATCCACCGTGCGCCGCTGGGTACCCACGAGCGGTTCATCGGGTTCCTGTTAGAGAACTATGCAGGTAAATTCCCGGTATGGCTGTCGCCTTTACAGGTTAAAATACTGCCTATCAGCGACAAGTTCCTGCCTTATGCCCGGGAGGTGATGCAAAAACTGCGCAAAGCCAGGGTAAGGGTGGAAATTGACGACCGCAGCGAGAAGATCGGTAAAAAGATCCGTGAAGCCGAACTGAGCCGCGTTCCGTACATGCTGGTAGTAGGAGAGAAGGAAATGAACGAAGGACAATTGTCGGTTCGCCGCCAGGGCCAGGGCGACCTCGGCAGCCAGTCGGTTGAAGACTTCCTGAATACGATCGTGGAGGAAATTGCGGAAAGAAAGGCATAA
- a CDS encoding DUF3347 domain-containing protein yields MKKLVLIIVVVAVAVVAYFSYTKKSDKPEAPKQEALAISKNSAAFNTAFNDLLAKYYTLKNAFVEWDTAQASAAANALAASVSKVPLNELKADSAIILTARSFSEGINAEAQAIAGEKTIEGKRRSFNILSDNLYNLARTVKYDQAVVYHQHCPMAFNDEEEAFWLSDKNVVENPYLGKKHPKYKAGMLECGDVPDSIDFRGK; encoded by the coding sequence ATGAAAAAGTTAGTATTAATAATTGTAGTAGTGGCGGTTGCCGTAGTAGCCTATTTCTCTTATACCAAAAAATCCGATAAGCCCGAAGCGCCAAAACAGGAAGCTTTGGCCATCAGCAAAAACTCCGCAGCCTTTAATACCGCCTTTAACGATTTGTTAGCTAAATATTATACACTTAAGAATGCATTTGTAGAATGGGATACTGCCCAGGCCAGCGCCGCAGCCAATGCCCTGGCCGCCAGCGTCTCTAAAGTGCCGTTGAACGAGCTGAAAGCCGATTCCGCCATCATCCTCACCGCCCGCTCTTTTTCTGAAGGAATAAACGCTGAAGCGCAGGCCATCGCAGGCGAAAAAACGATCGAGGGCAAAAGACGCTCCTTCAACATCCTGTCCGATAACTTATACAACCTCGCCCGCACTGTTAAATACGACCAGGCAGTGGTGTACCACCAGCATTGCCCCATGGCCTTCAACGACGAAGAAGAAGCTTTCTGGCTCAGCGATAAAAACGTGGTCGAAAATCCTTATCTCGGCAAAAAGCATCCTAAATACAAAGCCGGTATGCTCGAATGCGGCGATGTTCCCGATTCCATCGATTTCAGGGGAAAATAG
- the abc-f gene encoding ribosomal protection-like ABC-F family protein has translation MLIGLNNVTFEFGARVIVSEATWHIHPGERIGLIGYNGTGKSTMLKLLVGQYTPSVGTVEKGRDTTIGYLHQDLLSFDTNDSILEVAMGAFERIKQLEKEIETLGHQLEATSDEKLLEQYTDKLHELEVLGGYTIHHRTEEVLQGLGFSNTDLQRPYKEFSGGWRMRVLLAKMILQQPDVLLLDEPTNHLDLPSIEWLEKYLQHYQGSVVIVSHDKYFLNRMVNKIVELYQQRLHIYSGNYAFYEQEKEIRVELQQRAYENQQDYIRQQERFIERFKAKASKAAAAQSAMKRLDKIERIDQVEIERPNLRINFQVDKQPGKVLAELKGVTKKFGENTIIENAVAEIERGDKIALIGANGKGKSTVLRIIAGTEPYSGERVWGYNVDESFYAQHQLEALDLNNTILEEMQTCRSGKTELELRSLLGCFLFGGDDTDKRIKVLSGGEKARVALAKVIVSKANFLMLDEPTNHLDMHSVELLANALNKYEGSIIFVSHDRYFISETANKIWEIVDHEIKEFKGTYKEYMEWKERMARQQKAQAQANANSGGKAVPEKKAAPAPTPAKAPVSQEQKKEQQKIQKDFNKAEKDLAQLQSEKAKLEEAMGNPDNYSDKQKFTKLEQEYRTVQEKITEVTRVYEALFEKVMEME, from the coding sequence ATGTTAATTGGATTGAACAATGTGACCTTCGAATTCGGGGCAAGGGTAATAGTATCGGAAGCCACCTGGCATATACATCCGGGAGAAAGGATTGGGTTGATAGGCTATAATGGAACCGGGAAATCCACTATGCTGAAATTGCTGGTAGGACAATATACCCCTTCTGTTGGTACGGTTGAAAAGGGACGGGACACCACTATTGGTTACCTGCACCAGGACCTGTTAAGTTTCGACACCAATGATTCTATCCTGGAGGTGGCGATGGGGGCTTTCGAGCGGATCAAACAACTGGAGAAAGAGATTGAAACGCTGGGTCATCAGCTGGAAGCTACCAGCGATGAAAAGCTGCTTGAGCAATATACCGACAAACTGCATGAACTTGAAGTGCTGGGTGGTTATACCATTCATCACCGTACAGAGGAAGTATTGCAGGGTCTGGGTTTCAGCAATACCGATCTGCAACGTCCGTATAAGGAGTTCAGCGGGGGCTGGCGTATGCGTGTGCTGCTTGCGAAGATGATATTGCAGCAGCCCGATGTGTTACTGCTTGATGAACCTACGAACCACCTCGACCTTCCTTCTATCGAGTGGCTGGAGAAATACCTGCAGCATTACCAGGGCAGCGTGGTTATTGTAAGTCACGATAAATATTTCCTGAACCGTATGGTGAATAAGATCGTGGAGCTGTACCAGCAGCGGCTGCATATTTATTCCGGCAACTACGCGTTTTACGAGCAGGAGAAAGAGATCCGTGTAGAACTGCAGCAGCGTGCCTACGAGAACCAGCAGGATTATATCCGTCAGCAGGAGCGTTTCATTGAACGCTTTAAAGCCAAAGCCAGTAAGGCTGCGGCTGCGCAAAGCGCCATGAAGCGTCTGGATAAAATTGAGCGTATAGACCAGGTTGAAATTGAGCGTCCGAACCTCCGGATCAATTTCCAGGTAGATAAGCAGCCCGGCAAAGTATTGGCTGAGCTGAAAGGCGTCACCAAGAAATTCGGGGAGAATACCATTATTGAAAATGCCGTAGCTGAAATAGAGCGCGGTGATAAAATAGCGCTTATCGGCGCCAACGGTAAGGGTAAATCTACCGTGCTGCGCATTATTGCCGGCACCGAGCCTTACAGCGGCGAGCGCGTATGGGGGTATAACGTAGACGAAAGTTTTTATGCGCAGCACCAGCTTGAAGCACTGGATCTGAACAATACCATCCTGGAAGAAATGCAAACCTGCCGGAGCGGAAAAACAGAACTGGAACTCCGTTCACTGCTGGGTTGTTTCCTTTTTGGCGGTGACGATACCGATAAACGGATCAAAGTATTAAGCGGTGGTGAAAAAGCCAGGGTGGCGCTCGCGAAGGTAATTGTGAGCAAGGCCAATTTCCTGATGCTTGACGAACCTACGAACCACCTTGATATGCACAGCGTAGAGCTGCTGGCCAACGCATTGAACAAATACGAAGGCAGTATCATCTTCGTTAGTCACGACCGTTATTTCATTTCGGAGACTGCCAACAAGATCTGGGAGATCGTGGATCACGAGATCAAAGAGTTCAAGGGTACTTATAAGGAGTATATGGAATGGAAAGAGCGGATGGCCAGGCAACAAAAGGCGCAGGCGCAGGCGAATGCCAATAGCGGCGGAAAGGCTGTTCCTGAAAAGAAAGCGGCACCGGCCCCCACTCCTGCCAAAGCACCTGTAAGCCAGGAGCAGAAGAAAGAGCAACAGAAGATCCAGAAGGATTTCAATAAAGCGGAAAAGGACCTGGCGCAGCTGCAATCGGAAAAGGCGAAGCTGGAAGAAGCGATGGGTAACCCGGACAACTATTCAGACAAGCAAAAGTTCACTAAACTGGAGCAGGAATACCGGACCGTCCAGGAGAAGATCACTGAAGTGACGCGTGTGTATGAGGCCTTATTCGAGAAGGTGATGGAGATGGAATAG
- a CDS encoding formimidoylglutamase: MQHFKIYNRQDILAITRIRKFETKLGECVQVAEKGKTIEEVLKATNAPFVVLGVPEDIGVKANYGIGGADSAWLPFLRAFLNIQSNDFLQGQEVLILGHFDFYDIITIIENNAGSPDERIEAYRHAVKTIDDEVEHVVKLVAQHGKIPIVIGGGHNNAYPCIKGAAKGLYQAGILPLAQINVINLDAHADYRPAEGRHSGNPFRYAEDDGYLEKYCIVGLHENYLPQNSWMDLVNNPFFDLVTYEDIFLRGKYSFTEAVLHAANFTEGNRCGLELDLDSIESTLSSAVSPAGVSTLQARQYVHMAARETSPAYLHICEGATQLLDGRRSDSTGKLISYLVSDFVKAWENKETVL, from the coding sequence ATGCAGCATTTTAAAATTTATAACAGGCAGGATATCCTCGCCATCACCCGCATCAGGAAGTTCGAAACCAAGCTGGGTGAATGCGTGCAGGTAGCGGAAAAAGGAAAGACAATAGAAGAGGTGCTGAAGGCAACCAATGCCCCCTTTGTTGTTCTGGGCGTTCCTGAAGATATAGGCGTAAAAGCAAACTATGGCATCGGAGGCGCAGACTCGGCATGGCTGCCCTTTCTGCGTGCGTTCCTGAATATCCAGAGTAATGACTTCTTACAAGGGCAGGAAGTGCTTATCCTCGGCCATTTCGACTTTTATGATATCATCACCATCATAGAAAACAACGCCGGAAGCCCCGATGAAAGAATAGAAGCCTACCGCCACGCCGTAAAAACCATCGACGATGAAGTGGAGCATGTGGTGAAACTGGTGGCGCAACACGGCAAAATACCCATCGTTATCGGTGGCGGACACAACAACGCCTACCCATGTATCAAAGGCGCAGCAAAAGGATTATACCAGGCTGGCATCCTGCCGCTTGCCCAGATCAATGTCATCAATCTCGACGCACACGCCGATTACCGCCCCGCCGAAGGACGCCATAGCGGCAACCCGTTCCGTTATGCCGAAGACGACGGCTATCTCGAAAAATATTGCATCGTAGGCTTACACGAAAACTACCTGCCCCAGAACTCCTGGATGGATCTCGTGAACAACCCCTTCTTTGATCTGGTGACTTATGAAGACATTTTCCTGCGTGGAAAGTATAGTTTTACCGAAGCCGTACTTCACGCCGCAAATTTCACCGAAGGCAACCGCTGCGGGCTCGAACTCGATCTCGACAGCATCGAATCTACCCTCAGCAGCGCGGTTTCCCCTGCCGGCGTCTCCACCCTGCAGGCCCGCCAGTATGTTCATATGGCAGCCCGCGAAACGAGCCCGGCCTACCTCCACATTTGTGAAGGCGCCACTCAGCTGCTCGACGGCCGCAGAAGCGACTCCACAGGTAAACTCATCAGCTACCTGGTTTCCGATTTTGTGAAAGCCTGGGAAAATAAAGAAACGGTACTATAA